The following are encoded in a window of Oncorhynchus mykiss isolate Arlee chromosome Y, USDA_OmykA_1.1, whole genome shotgun sequence genomic DNA:
- the si:ch1073-15f19.2 gene encoding mucin-5AC, whose protein sequence is MAATLKGTVVSLLLLSSISQGVHGVDVFHRESVRAVEGQNITLPCLLEVKEGRKPVISQVEWRKKGELEDHKLVVFNPSFGETLVWPNVALDVAWDKDKEKLMGTSLVLKDVEARDSGRYICDITTYPNGSIRKVTRLKVEGPAVTVTSGNNVTEPTVTDNNVTEPTVTGNNVTEPTVTGNNVTEPTVTGNNVTEPTVTGNNVTGPAVTGNNVTEPAVTGNNVTSDLTEPGEMTTPTANFSITPDTLTSSTVQEVNTSITMTTSVTQLIYSNTHRSVNTEAGPKGSEVNSSTDSPIRVPSTAQSGSTYPPKVQSDQPTPWSVRSNESEAETSSFGGQGGPVSTTLNPEKSTLAGEKEDHTLGTSTTSTSTSSHGETGPSSGQRYVVVWVLLPVLALLLVVGFLYRRYIIQKRMDLPPPFKPPPPPVKYSSLRAHDVPMTDILT, encoded by the exons atggCTGCCACTCTGAAGGGAACTGtcgtctctcttcttcttctctcctccatttCTCAAG GTGTCCATGGTGTTGACGTGTTCCACCGGGAGTCAGTGAGAGCTGTAGAGGGTCAGAACATCACTCTACCCTGTTTACTAGAAGTGAAGGAGGGACGTAAACCCGTCATCTCTCAG GTAGAatggaggaagaaaggagagctGGAGGACCACAAGCTGGTAGTGTTTAACCCTAGTTTTGGTGAAACCCTCGTCTGGCCAAACGTCGCCCTGGACGTGGCGTGGGACAAGGACAAGGAGAAGCTAATGGGCACGTCTCTGGTTCTGAAGGATGTAGAGGCTAGGGACAGCGGGCGTTATATCTGTGACATCACTACCTACCCCAACGGGTCCATCAGGAAAGTCACTCGGCTGAAGGTTGAAG GTCCTGCTGTCACTGTGACCTCCGGCAACAACGTAACTGAACCTACGGTTACCGACAACAACGTAACTGAACCTACGGTTACCGGCAACAACGTAACTGAACCTACGGTTACCGGCAACAACGTAACTGAACCTACGGTTACCGGCAACAACGTAACTGAACCTACGGTTACCGGCAACAACGTAACCGGACCTGCAGTTACCGGCAACAACGTAACTGAACCTGCAGTTACCGGCAACAACGTAACAAGCGACCTAACAGAGCCAGGAGAGATGACAACCCCCACAGCTAACTTCAGCATCACACCAGACACCCTCACCTCCTCTACCGTACAGGAAGTCAACACCAGTATCACTATGACTACCTCTGTCACCCAGCTAATCTACTCCAATACACACCGATCAGTCAACACAGAGGCGGGACCAAAGGGGTCCGAGGTCAACAGCTCCACAGACAGTCCAATCAGAGTCCCATCCACGGCCCAATCAGGATCAACCTATCCACCCAAGGTCCAATCAGATCAGCCCACTCCATGGAGCGTCCGATCGAACGAGTCTGAAGCAGAGACCTCCAGCTTTGGTGGTCAGGGAGGCCCAGTGTCCACTACGCTAAACCCAGAGAAGAGCACCCTGGCTGGGGAGAAGGAAGACCACACCCTGGggacctccaccacctccacctccacttccTCCCATGGGGAGACAG GTCCCAGTAGTGGTCAGAGGTACGTGGTGGTGTGGGTGCTGCTTCCTGTCCTGGCTCTGCTGCTCGTGGTAGGGTTCCTCTACAGACGGTACATCATCCAGAAGAG gatggACCTCCCTCCCCCCTTCAAGCCTCCTCCCCCTCCAGTGAAGTATTCCTCTTTGAGAGCTCATGACGTCCCCATGACCGACATCCTCACCTGA